Proteins encoded together in one Lathyrus oleraceus cultivar Zhongwan6 chromosome 5, CAAS_Psat_ZW6_1.0, whole genome shotgun sequence window:
- the LOC127081896 gene encoding uncharacterized protein LOC127081896: MTTVSNDRIPTNLPILDSKNYDKWAKQMNVLFGYQEVLEIIVNGVTQLGAKATDIQRATHKEEKKKDYKALLLIHSCVDNDNFEKVDDCESAKHGKSWRKHMTNIVSKALRSLTSRFDNIVVAIEESKDLTTLSKDELQSSLEAHEQRMDERGADKAKAEVALQARFNEKNKRSKAKFAARGKSNFQNFGSNDSQNSKHSTSEKGESSSKDSGHSNGFKKRDMSKVQCYKCRKFGHFANSCRGKSNENHNNEAKVAREEVDDEDTLLVMITKESYGITDVLGSNYSSDSLRDSSCTVPENSEKTHSDRSALVTVRDGVQGRDEWYLDSGCSTHMTGRKDWFVQINQAAKSKFKFADDTTLSVEGV, encoded by the exons ATGACAACCGTTTCCAATGATCGAATTCCCACCAATCTCCCGATTCTTGATTCGAAGAACTATGATAAATGGGCGAAACAAATGAATGTCTTGTTTGGTTATCAAGAGGTGCTTGAGATCATCGTCAATGGAGTTACACAATTAGGGGCAAAGGCTACCGACATTCAAAGAGCTACAcacaaagaagagaagaagaaggattacAAAGCCCTATTATTGATTCATTCGTGTGTTGATAACGACAATTTCGAGAAGGTCGACGATTGTGAATCGGCGAAGCATGGGAAATCTTGGAGAAAGCATATGACG AATATTGTATCGAAAGCATTGCGTTCGTTAACGTCGCGTTTCGACAACATAGTTGTGGCTATTGAAGAATCAAAGGATCTAACAACTTTGAGCAAGGATGAATTGCAAAGTTCGTTAGAGGCACATGAACAAAGGATGGATGAGAGAGGCGCCGACAAAGCCAAAGCGGAGGTTGCTTTGCAAGCGCGTTTCAATGAAAAGAACAAGAGGTCGAAAGCAAAATTTGCGGCGAGAGGTAAATcaaattttcagaattttggtTCAAACGATTCGCAAAATTCAAAGCATTCGACGAGTGAAAAGGGTGAAAGTAGCTCCAAGGATAGTGGTCATAGCAATGGTTTTAAGAAGCGTGATATGAGTAAGGTGCAATGCTACAAGTGTAGAAAGTTTGGACACTTTGCAAATTCGTGTCGTGGTAAATCGAATGAGAATCACAATAATGAAGCCAAGGTTGCTAGGGAAGAGGTAGATGATGAGGACACACTTCTAGTAATGATTACAAAGGAGAGTTATGGCATTACGGATGTTCTGGGCAGCAACTACAGTAGTGACAGTTTGCGGGACAGCAGTTGTACCGTTCCGGAAAATAGCGAGAAAACGCATTCGGATCGAAGTGCATTGGTTACCGTTCGTGATGGAGTCCAAGGGAGAGATGAGTGGTACTTGGATTCCGGTTGTTCAACACATATGACGGGTCGAAAAGATTGGTTTGTGCAAATCAATCAAGCGGCAAAAAGTAAATTCAAATTTGCCGACGACACCACTTTAAGCGTCGAAGGGGTATGA